A genomic segment from Pseudoduganella chitinolytica encodes:
- a CDS encoding carboxy terminal-processing peptidase, translating to MKKQMLLAAMSLAILSAYAGAAPADKAADKSAEALKPAAQQSQAAVWASRVLSRYHYKATPLDDAMSEKIFDRYFKSLDAEKLFFVQADLDKYADAKQKLDDAIVGENLQLPFNIYNVYQQRFAERIAYARELLKTKPDFTLDESYQYDREKAEWAKDEAEVKDLWRKRVKNDWLRLKLAGKDDKAIRETLDKRYANYMSRSRKLNNEDVFQIFMNAYAMSIEPHTNYLGPRASEQFDIQMRLSLEGIGAVLQSREDYTVIREVVTGSPAGMSGKVKVGDRIMAVGQGESGPLTDVLGWRIDDVVALIRGPKDSTVRLQMLPADAGPDGKPVTIALVRKKISMEEQSAKKTIMEVRDGSVKRRVGVISLPTFYMDFEARRKGEKDFKSATRDVARLLAELKKEKVDNVLIDLRNNGGGSLTEAVELTGLFIDRGPVVQQRSAEGKVEVESDTVPGLAWDGPVGVLINRGSASASEIFAAAMQDYGRGIVIGEPSFGKGTVQTLINLDRFGQGDKSRLGELKMTIAQFFRINGGTTQLRGVTPDIKLPAIADADNFGESSYDNALPYTVIKPAVYIPAGEVKDIVPLLEKKHQARVAKDKDFQYLIDDINYVKKQRKENMISLNETARRKERDQQEQRAKLREARLAAAPSPDDPIMVPDPKEGLKQAVSAKPAGAKAAKQAAAVKGASRTDDGLQGDERSLAAELEAEKAAKNAKDVLLNEAVHILADEVGLLKTDTRLASRVLPYTPDR from the coding sequence ATGAAGAAGCAAATGCTGTTGGCCGCGATGTCGCTGGCAATCCTGTCCGCTTATGCGGGCGCCGCCCCTGCCGACAAGGCCGCGGACAAGTCAGCCGAGGCGCTGAAGCCGGCCGCGCAGCAGAGCCAGGCCGCCGTCTGGGCGTCGCGTGTGCTGTCGCGCTACCACTACAAGGCCACGCCCCTGGACGACGCGATGTCGGAGAAGATCTTCGATCGCTATTTCAAGTCGCTGGACGCGGAAAAGCTGTTCTTCGTGCAGGCCGACCTGGACAAATACGCGGATGCCAAGCAGAAGCTGGACGACGCCATCGTCGGCGAGAACCTGCAGCTGCCGTTCAATATCTACAACGTCTACCAGCAGCGCTTCGCCGAGCGCATCGCCTATGCTCGCGAGCTGCTCAAGACCAAGCCCGACTTCACGCTGGACGAAAGCTACCAATACGACCGCGAGAAGGCCGAGTGGGCCAAGGACGAAGCCGAGGTCAAGGACCTGTGGCGCAAGCGCGTCAAGAACGACTGGCTGCGCCTGAAGCTGGCCGGCAAGGACGACAAGGCCATCCGCGAGACGCTGGACAAGCGCTACGCCAACTACATGAGCCGTTCGCGCAAGCTCAACAATGAAGACGTGTTCCAGATCTTCATGAACGCCTACGCGATGTCGATCGAGCCGCACACCAACTACCTGGGCCCGCGCGCCTCCGAGCAGTTCGACATCCAGATGCGCCTGTCGCTGGAAGGCATCGGCGCCGTGCTGCAGTCGCGCGAGGACTACACGGTGATCCGCGAAGTGGTTACGGGCAGCCCGGCCGGCATGTCCGGCAAGGTCAAGGTGGGCGACCGCATCATGGCCGTGGGCCAGGGCGAGAGCGGGCCGCTGACGGACGTGCTGGGCTGGCGCATCGACGACGTCGTCGCGCTGATCCGCGGTCCGAAGGATTCCACGGTACGCCTGCAGATGCTGCCGGCCGACGCGGGCCCGGACGGCAAGCCCGTAACGATCGCGCTGGTGCGCAAGAAAATCAGCATGGAAGAGCAGTCGGCCAAGAAGACCATCATGGAAGTGCGCGACGGCAGCGTCAAGCGCCGCGTGGGCGTGATCTCGCTGCCAACGTTCTACATGGACTTCGAAGCCCGCCGCAAGGGCGAAAAGGACTTCAAGAGCGCGACGCGCGACGTGGCCCGCCTGCTGGCCGAGCTGAAGAAGGAGAAGGTCGACAACGTGCTGATCGACCTGCGCAACAACGGCGGCGGTTCGCTGACGGAGGCCGTCGAGCTGACGGGCCTGTTCATCGACCGCGGTCCCGTCGTGCAGCAGCGCAGCGCCGAAGGCAAGGTCGAGGTGGAAAGCGATACCGTGCCGGGCCTGGCCTGGGACGGCCCGGTGGGCGTGCTGATCAACCGCGGCTCCGCGTCGGCTTCCGAGATCTTCGCCGCCGCGATGCAGGACTATGGCCGCGGCATCGTCATCGGCGAACCGAGCTTCGGCAAGGGCACGGTGCAGACGCTGATCAACCTGGACCGTTTCGGCCAGGGCGACAAGTCGCGCCTGGGCGAACTGAAGATGACGATCGCGCAGTTCTTCCGCATCAACGGCGGCACCACGCAGCTGCGCGGCGTCACACCCGACATCAAGCTGCCGGCCATCGCCGATGCCGACAACTTCGGCGAATCGAGCTACGACAACGCGCTGCCGTACACGGTCATCAAGCCGGCCGTCTACATCCCGGCCGGCGAAGTGAAGGACATCGTGCCGCTGCTGGAGAAGAAGCACCAGGCCCGCGTCGCCAAGGACAAGGACTTCCAGTACCTGATCGACGACATCAACTATGTTAAAAAGCAGCGCAAGGAAAACATGATCTCGCTGAACGAGACCGCGCGCCGCAAGGAACGCGACCAGCAGGAGCAGCGCGCCAAGCTGCGCGAGGCGCGGCTGGCGGCGGCGCCGTCGCCGGACGATCCGATCATGGTGCCCGATCCGAAGGAAGGCCTGAAGCAGGCGGTATCGGCCAAGCCGGCCGGCGCCAAGGCAGCC
- a CDS encoding DUF4214 domain-containing protein, translating into MRITEGNDALLLSVSGNAGKPFRLYQAVFDRAPDKAGMGFWIYHQENGMSLRTMAKGFMTSPEFAQRYGANLSNAQFVDSLYHNVLHRDGEAAGVAFHIANLEKGMARADVLTGFSESAENFAATAQLIGDGFVYTPYG; encoded by the coding sequence GTGCGTATCACTGAAGGCAACGACGCCCTGCTGCTGTCCGTCTCGGGCAACGCCGGCAAGCCCTTCCGACTGTACCAGGCCGTGTTCGATCGCGCGCCCGACAAGGCCGGCATGGGCTTCTGGATCTATCACCAGGAAAACGGCATGAGCCTGCGCACGATGGCCAAGGGTTTCATGACCAGCCCGGAATTCGCGCAGCGCTACGGGGCCAACCTCAGCAACGCCCAGTTCGTCGACAGCCTGTACCACAACGTGCTGCACCGCGACGGCGAAGCGGCCGGGGTGGCGTTCCATATCGCCAACCTGGAAAAAGGCATGGCGCGCGCCGACGTGCTGACGGGCTTCAGCGAAAGCGCCGAGAACTTCGCGGCCACCGCGCAACTGATCGGCGACGGCTTCGTCTACACGCCTTACGGCTGA
- a CDS encoding thymidine kinase produces the protein MAKLYFRYSAMNAGKSTAMLQVAHNYEEQGQTVRLFTAAIDDRFGVGKITSRLGLQRDVETFDVNTNFLALDKVACVLVDEAQFLSVTQVQQLHQLAQVQGVPVICYGLRTDFRGEPFPGSIYLLALADDIEELKNICSCGKKATMNIRVDEDGRRIRHGEQISIGGNERYRQACGRCFYST, from the coding sequence GTGGCAAAACTTTACTTCCGTTACTCCGCGATGAACGCGGGCAAATCGACCGCGATGCTGCAGGTCGCCCACAATTATGAAGAGCAGGGCCAGACGGTGCGCCTGTTCACGGCGGCCATCGACGACCGCTTCGGCGTGGGCAAGATCACGTCGCGCCTGGGCCTGCAGCGCGACGTCGAGACGTTCGACGTCAACACCAACTTCCTCGCCCTCGACAAGGTGGCCTGCGTGCTGGTGGACGAGGCGCAGTTCCTGTCCGTCACGCAGGTGCAGCAGCTGCACCAGCTAGCCCAGGTACAAGGCGTGCCCGTGATCTGCTACGGCCTGCGCACCGACTTCCGCGGGGAGCCGTTCCCCGGTTCGATCTACCTGCTGGCGCTGGCGGACGATATCGAGGAGCTGAAGAATATCTGCTCGTGCGGCAAGAAGGCGACGATGAACATCCGCGTGGACGAGGACGGCCGCCGCATCCGTCACGGCGAGCAGATCAGCATCGGCGGCAACGAGCGCTACCGGCAGGCCTGCGGGCGCTGCTTCTATTCGACCTGA
- a CDS encoding cystathionine beta-synthase has translation MHSIIPTAPAASTAPAALFGLIGNTPLVEVTRLDTGPCQLFLKLESQNPGGSIKDRIGLSIIEAAERDGRLKPGGVIVEATAGNTGLGLALVGRIKGYRVVLVVPDKMATEKVLHLKALGAEIHITRSDVGKGHPEYYQDVAARLAADLPGAFFADQFNNPANPLAHETTTGPELWEQSGHQLDAIVVGVGSSGTLSGLTRYFARANPALEFVLADPKGSILTEYVRTGNVPATSGSWAVEGIGEDFIPSIADFSSVRHAYTITDQESFDSARALLRAEGILGGSSTGTLLAAALKYCREQTTPKRVATFVCDTGTRYLSKVYNDGWMVDQGLIQRARTGDLRDLIGRRHDAGEVVSVAPTDTLMVAFNRMRSADLAQLPVIDNGRLVGIIDESDLLLKVENQPDHFGSLVGTTMTARLETLRPGDSVQALRSTLDRGLTAVIADQDTFYGLITRFDLLNHLRRTLN, from the coding sequence ATGCACAGCATTATTCCCACCGCGCCCGCAGCGTCCACAGCGCCCGCGGCCCTGTTTGGCCTGATCGGCAACACCCCGCTGGTCGAAGTCACCCGGCTCGACACCGGTCCCTGCCAGCTGTTCCTGAAACTCGAATCGCAGAATCCCGGCGGCTCGATCAAGGACCGCATCGGCCTGTCCATCATCGAGGCGGCCGAACGCGACGGCCGCCTGAAACCTGGCGGCGTCATCGTCGAGGCCACCGCCGGCAACACGGGCCTGGGCCTGGCGCTGGTCGGCCGCATCAAGGGCTACCGCGTGGTCCTCGTCGTGCCCGACAAGATGGCCACCGAAAAGGTGCTGCACCTGAAAGCCCTGGGCGCCGAGATCCACATCACCCGCTCCGACGTGGGCAAGGGCCACCCGGAGTATTACCAGGACGTGGCAGCGCGCCTGGCGGCCGACCTGCCCGGCGCGTTCTTCGCCGACCAGTTCAACAACCCGGCCAATCCGCTGGCGCACGAAACCACCACCGGCCCCGAGCTGTGGGAGCAGTCGGGCCACCAGCTCGATGCGATCGTGGTGGGCGTCGGCTCCTCCGGCACGCTGTCCGGCCTGACGCGCTATTTCGCCCGCGCCAACCCCGCGCTGGAGTTCGTGCTGGCCGATCCGAAGGGCTCGATCCTGACCGAATACGTCAGGACGGGCAACGTGCCGGCCACCAGCGGCTCCTGGGCCGTGGAGGGCATCGGCGAGGACTTCATTCCGTCCATCGCCGACTTCTCCAGCGTGCGCCACGCCTACACGATCACGGACCAGGAAAGCTTCGACAGCGCCCGCGCGCTGCTGCGTGCCGAGGGCATCCTGGGCGGCTCGTCCACCGGCACCCTGCTGGCCGCGGCGCTGAAGTACTGCCGCGAGCAGACCACGCCGAAGCGCGTCGCCACGTTCGTCTGCGACACCGGCACGCGCTACCTGTCGAAGGTCTACAACGATGGCTGGATGGTCGACCAGGGCCTGATCCAGCGCGCCCGCACGGGCGACCTGCGCGACCTGATCGGGCGCCGCCACGACGCGGGCGAAGTGGTCAGCGTGGCGCCGACCGATACGCTGATGGTCGCGTTCAACCGCATGCGCTCGGCCGACCTGGCGCAACTGCCCGTCATCGACAACGGCCGCCTGGTCGGCATCATCGACGAGTCGGACCTGCTGCTGAAAGTGGAGAACCAGCCGGACCACTTCGGCAGCCTGGTGGGCACGACGATGACGGCACGGCTGGAAACGCTGCGCCCGGGCGACTCCGTGCAGGCGCTGCGCAGCACGCTGGACCGCGGCCTGACCGCCGTGATCGCCGACCAGGATACGTTCTATGGCCTGATCACCCGCTTCGACCTTCTCAACCACCTGCGCAGGACACTGAACTGA
- a CDS encoding trans-sulfuration enzyme family protein → MQDDKNTSHLATRVIHAGQAPDPSTGAIMPPIYATSTFVQESPGVHKGLDYGRSHNPTRWAFERCVADLEGGAQGFAFASGLAAISTVLELLDAGSHIVAGDDMYGGTYRLFERVRRRSAGHTFTYADLTNPENLLAALRPETKMVWIETPTNPMLKLADLRTIALICRERGIIAVADNTFASPIVQRPLELGFDIVVHSATKYLNGHSDIIGGIAVVAGDERQAAWREQLGFLQNSVGGILGPFDSFLALRGVKTLAIRMERHCASALELAQWLEREPKVRKVFYPGLASHPQHELAKRQMDGFGGIISIDLDTDLAGARRFLERCEVFALAESLGGVESLIEHPALMTHATIPPAQRAQLGIGDGLIRLSVGIEHIEDLRRDLQHALAAV, encoded by the coding sequence ATGCAAGACGATAAAAACACCTCCCATCTCGCCACCCGCGTGATCCATGCGGGCCAGGCGCCCGACCCGTCCACCGGCGCCATCATGCCGCCGATCTACGCGACCTCCACGTTCGTGCAGGAAAGCCCCGGCGTGCACAAGGGCCTCGACTATGGCCGCTCGCACAATCCCACCCGTTGGGCGTTCGAACGCTGCGTGGCCGACCTGGAAGGCGGCGCGCAAGGCTTCGCATTCGCCTCCGGGCTGGCCGCGATCTCCACGGTGCTGGAGCTGCTGGACGCGGGCTCGCACATCGTCGCCGGCGACGACATGTACGGCGGCACCTACCGCTTGTTCGAACGGGTGCGCCGCCGCAGCGCGGGCCACACGTTCACCTATGCCGACCTGACCAATCCGGAAAACCTGCTGGCCGCGCTGCGCCCCGAAACGAAGATGGTGTGGATCGAGACGCCGACCAATCCGATGTTGAAGCTCGCCGACCTGCGCACCATCGCGCTGATCTGCCGCGAGCGGGGCATCATCGCCGTGGCCGACAACACGTTCGCCAGCCCGATCGTGCAGCGTCCGCTGGAGCTGGGCTTCGACATCGTCGTGCACTCGGCCACCAAGTACCTGAACGGCCACTCCGACATCATCGGCGGCATCGCCGTCGTGGCGGGCGACGAGCGCCAGGCCGCGTGGCGCGAGCAACTGGGCTTCCTGCAGAACTCCGTCGGCGGCATCCTGGGCCCGTTCGACAGCTTCCTCGCCCTGCGCGGCGTGAAAACGCTGGCGATCCGCATGGAACGGCATTGCGCCAGCGCCCTCGAACTGGCGCAATGGCTGGAACGCGAACCGAAGGTACGCAAGGTGTTCTACCCTGGCCTCGCGTCGCACCCGCAGCACGAGCTGGCCAAACGCCAGATGGATGGCTTCGGCGGCATCATCTCGATCGACCTGGACACGGACCTGGCCGGCGCCCGCCGCTTCCTGGAACGCTGCGAGGTGTTTGCGCTGGCCGAGAGCCTGGGCGGCGTCGAGAGCCTGATCGAGCACCCGGCCCTGATGACGCACGCGACGATCCCGCCGGCGCAGCGCGCGCAGCTGGGCATCGGCGACGGCCTGATCCGGCTGTCGGTCGGCATCGAGCATATCGAGGACTTGCGGCGCGATTTGCAGCACGCGCTGGCGGCGGTTTAA
- a CDS encoding acylase has product MPRLSPTLALCALLSAAVPLGAHARQAQPATAPVTAQGKLTAAEVQRLEALAARVTILRDKWGIPHVYGKTDADAVFGMLYAQAEDDFNRVERNFITALGRAAEVDGEKALYDDLRMKLFIQPDRLQAQYRASPAWLKKLMNAWADGLNWYLHTHPEVRPALLARFEPWMALAFSEGSIGGDIEEIDVKELQRFNEGRPQLAGAAAAGLREPGGSNGFAIAPKLTKNGHALLMINPHTSFYFRPEIHVTSEEGLNAYGAVTWGQFFVYQGFNDRLGWMHTSGGGDVIDEFLETVTERDGKYYYRYGNEERPVRAVEIRLPYKSAAGMAEKTVTAYFTHHGPVVRREAGKWVSVALMNEPLKALQQSYLRTKARNYKAFWQAMELRTNSSNNTVYADADGNIAYFHGNFIPVRDPRFDYTQPVDGSNPATDWKGLHAVKDTIHLFNPKNGWIQNTNNWPFSAAGESSPRPQDYPPYMSMNPENARGLHAVRVLKDKQDFTLDSLIASAYDSQLTAFEPLLPLLLRAYDDAPAGDVAKARLTEQITLLRGWDLRYSIKSVPTSLAIYWLQHLVKVHGPAAKEQRIPVLDYLATQVTPRQRLEALVQASNKLDADFGTWKTPWGEINRFQRLTGDIRQPFDDSKPSIPVPYASGNWGALAAFGMTSPQTTRRIYGERGNSFVAAVEFGPRVRAKSILAGGQSGDPKSPHFTDQAEMYARGQFKDVLFYKEDVLKNLERQYHPGQ; this is encoded by the coding sequence ATGCCGAGATTGTCCCCCACGCTGGCGCTGTGCGCCTTGCTGTCCGCCGCGGTACCGTTGGGCGCCCATGCCCGGCAAGCGCAACCCGCCACGGCGCCCGTTACGGCGCAGGGCAAACTGACCGCCGCCGAAGTGCAGCGGCTGGAAGCGCTGGCGGCGCGGGTGACGATCCTGCGCGACAAGTGGGGCATCCCGCACGTCTACGGCAAGACGGACGCGGATGCCGTGTTCGGCATGCTGTACGCGCAGGCCGAGGACGATTTCAATCGCGTCGAGCGCAACTTCATCACGGCGTTGGGGCGCGCCGCCGAGGTCGATGGCGAGAAGGCCCTGTACGACGACCTGCGCATGAAACTGTTCATCCAGCCGGACCGGCTGCAGGCACAGTACCGGGCCAGTCCCGCATGGCTGAAAAAGCTGATGAACGCCTGGGCCGATGGTTTGAACTGGTACCTGCACACCCATCCCGAGGTGCGGCCGGCGCTGCTGGCGCGCTTCGAGCCGTGGATGGCGCTGGCGTTCTCGGAAGGCAGCATCGGCGGCGACATCGAGGAAATCGACGTCAAGGAACTGCAGCGCTTCAACGAGGGCCGTCCGCAGCTGGCGGGGGCCGCCGCGGCCGGGTTGCGCGAGCCGGGCGGCTCGAACGGCTTTGCCATCGCGCCGAAGCTGACGAAGAACGGCCATGCGCTCCTGATGATCAATCCGCACACGTCGTTCTACTTCCGGCCCGAGATCCACGTGACCAGCGAGGAAGGCCTGAACGCCTACGGGGCCGTGACATGGGGTCAGTTCTTCGTCTACCAGGGCTTCAACGACCGTCTGGGGTGGATGCACACGTCCGGCGGCGGCGACGTCATCGACGAGTTCCTGGAAACCGTTACGGAACGGGACGGCAAGTACTACTACCGCTACGGCAACGAGGAGCGCCCCGTGCGGGCCGTCGAGATCAGGCTGCCGTACAAGAGCGCTGCGGGCATGGCGGAAAAGACCGTCACCGCCTACTTTACCCATCACGGGCCAGTGGTGCGGCGCGAGGCCGGCAAGTGGGTGTCCGTGGCGCTGATGAACGAGCCCTTGAAGGCCCTGCAGCAGTCCTACCTGCGCACCAAGGCGCGCAACTACAAGGCGTTCTGGCAGGCGATGGAGTTGCGCACAAACTCCTCCAACAACACGGTGTATGCGGATGCGGACGGCAACATCGCCTACTTCCACGGTAACTTCATTCCCGTGCGCGACCCTCGCTTCGACTACACCCAGCCGGTCGACGGCAGCAACCCGGCCACCGACTGGAAGGGCCTGCACGCCGTGAAAGACACGATCCACCTGTTCAACCCGAAGAACGGCTGGATCCAGAACACGAACAACTGGCCGTTCTCGGCGGCCGGCGAGTCCAGCCCGCGGCCGCAGGACTACCCGCCCTACATGTCGATGAACCCGGAAAACGCGCGCGGCCTCCACGCCGTGCGGGTGCTCAAGGACAAGCAGGACTTCACGCTCGACAGCCTGATCGCCAGCGCCTACGACAGCCAGCTGACGGCATTCGAGCCACTGCTGCCACTGCTGCTGCGGGCCTATGACGACGCACCGGCGGGCGATGTGGCGAAGGCCCGCCTGACGGAGCAGATCACGCTGCTGCGCGGCTGGGACCTGCGTTACTCGATCAAGTCGGTGCCCACGTCGCTGGCGATCTACTGGCTGCAGCACCTCGTCAAGGTGCACGGTCCGGCCGCAAAGGAGCAACGCATCCCCGTGCTGGATTACCTTGCGACCCAGGTCACCCCGCGCCAGCGGCTGGAAGCGCTGGTGCAGGCGTCGAACAAGCTCGACGCCGACTTCGGCACGTGGAAGACGCCATGGGGCGAGATCAACCGTTTCCAACGGTTGACGGGCGACATCCGCCAGCCGTTCGACGACAGCAAGCCCAGCATTCCGGTGCCGTACGCCTCGGGCAACTGGGGCGCGCTGGCCGCGTTCGGCATGACGTCGCCGCAGACGACGCGGCGCATCTACGGCGAGCGGGGCAACAGCTTCGTGGCCGCCGTCGAGTTCGGCCCTCGCGTGCGCGCGAAAAGCATCCTGGCCGGTGGCCAGAGCGGCGATCCGAAGTCGCCGCACTTTACCGACCAGGCGGAGATGTACGCGCGCGGCCAGTTCAAGGATGTGCTGTTCTACAAGGAAGACGTGCTGAAAAACCTGGAGCGGCAGTACCACCCGGGCCAATAA
- a CDS encoding tyrosine-type recombinase/integrase encodes MASFKKDVSKGRTVWRVQVWVGEVRESATFTTKAEAAAWAAQRETEIRQGGATRGKKHTLLEAFHRYEKEVSAHKRGMRWEIVRMNAIARHKVNGQDLGSMPLEAVTPEVLGAWRDSRMSGDKPVSGSTVNRDMNLLSHVFSTAQQEWKWIASTPTTNVRRPKEAAARDRRISDDEIDRLCFALGFDEQPVQTKSGAVAVAFLFAIETAMRAGEICSLAPGNVTGAVAHLPMTKNGRKRDVPLSKRARELLAYLPPSGDTVFGISSSTLDALFRKAKARAQIDGLTFHDSRHEAITRLARKLTVLELARMVGHTNLNQLQTYYNETAENLAARLD; translated from the coding sequence ATGGCAAGTTTCAAGAAGGATGTGTCGAAGGGGAGGACCGTCTGGCGTGTCCAGGTGTGGGTAGGCGAGGTACGCGAATCCGCAACATTCACGACAAAGGCCGAGGCCGCGGCCTGGGCGGCGCAGCGTGAGACCGAAATCCGTCAGGGCGGCGCCACGCGCGGAAAGAAGCACACGTTGCTTGAGGCGTTTCACCGGTACGAAAAAGAGGTGTCGGCGCACAAGCGCGGGATGCGATGGGAAATTGTCCGGATGAACGCGATCGCGCGCCATAAGGTCAACGGTCAGGATCTGGGCAGCATGCCCCTGGAGGCGGTCACGCCCGAGGTGCTGGGCGCGTGGCGGGACAGTCGAATGTCGGGGGATAAGCCGGTGTCTGGCTCCACGGTGAACCGTGATATGAACCTGCTGTCGCACGTGTTCAGCACCGCGCAGCAGGAATGGAAGTGGATCGCCAGCACGCCCACCACGAACGTCCGGCGACCGAAGGAGGCGGCTGCGCGCGACCGACGCATCAGCGATGACGAGATCGATCGGCTGTGCTTCGCGCTGGGCTTCGACGAGCAGCCGGTCCAGACGAAGAGTGGGGCTGTCGCGGTCGCGTTCCTGTTCGCAATCGAAACCGCCATGCGTGCCGGCGAAATCTGCTCCTTAGCGCCCGGCAATGTCACCGGCGCCGTGGCCCACCTGCCGATGACGAAGAACGGTCGCAAGCGCGACGTGCCCCTGTCGAAGCGGGCCCGTGAGCTTCTGGCGTACCTGCCGCCGTCGGGTGATACGGTGTTTGGCATATCGTCATCGACGCTCGACGCCCTCTTCCGCAAGGCAAAAGCGAGGGCGCAGATCGATGGACTGACTTTTCACGACAGCCGGCACGAGGCGATCACCCGCCTGGCCCGCAAGCTGACAGTGCTCGAGCTGGCGCGCATGGTCGGGCACACAAACCTCAACCAGTTGCAGACCTACTACAACGAGACGGCCGAGAATCTGGCCGCACGACTGGACTGA
- a CDS encoding glycoside hydrolase family 19 protein, whose amino-acid sequence MNITAEQLLKIAPKVGASAGVYVAALNAAMSRYCIDTPKRAAHFLAQIVHESGQLTRVRENLNYSAAGLRDTWPTRFPSVAGAQLYARQPQKIANYVYANRMGNGDEKSGDGWRYRGAGWIQLTGRKNHFEVAGALGVIGDVGAFLETIPGAATSAAWFWWKTGCNKLADAGNVDAISDLINIGRRTGKVGDSHGFDRRQSLTRHCLAVLS is encoded by the coding sequence ATGAACATCACCGCCGAACAACTGCTGAAGATCGCGCCGAAGGTCGGCGCCAGCGCGGGCGTGTACGTGGCGGCGCTCAACGCGGCCATGTCCCGCTACTGCATCGACACGCCGAAGCGTGCGGCGCACTTCCTGGCGCAGATCGTGCACGAAAGCGGCCAGCTGACACGCGTGCGCGAGAACCTGAACTATTCGGCGGCCGGCTTGCGGGATACCTGGCCGACGCGCTTCCCCAGCGTGGCCGGCGCCCAGCTGTACGCGCGCCAGCCGCAGAAGATCGCGAACTACGTGTACGCGAACCGGATGGGCAACGGCGACGAGAAGAGCGGCGACGGCTGGCGGTACCGCGGCGCCGGCTGGATCCAGCTGACCGGCCGGAAAAACCATTTCGAGGTGGCGGGCGCGCTGGGCGTGATCGGTGACGTCGGCGCCTTCCTGGAGACGATCCCTGGCGCGGCCACGTCGGCGGCCTGGTTCTGGTGGAAGACCGGCTGCAACAAGCTGGCCGACGCAGGCAACGTGGACGCCATCTCGGACCTGATCAATATCGGGCGCCGCACCGGGAAGGTCGGCGATTCCCACGGGTTTGACAGGCGGCAGAGCCTGACGCGCCATTGCCTGGCGGTGCTGTCATGA
- a CDS encoding phage adaptor protein yields MALTTYDGLVAAVASWAHNKALAPQIPDCIALAEARIKALLQARGQEESTTLATVKAAKGVTLPADLLQVRAVSIPGIAPSIDYVTPAQYAAHYDGSLGQPREYTMVDGQMQLGPVPDAVYSMTLVYQASYPALSSTNQTNGLLTKWPNLYLWGALVEAATFMEDPERLAKYEGKFASALAGINTIEATGTGSLTVKTDTRTP; encoded by the coding sequence ATGGCCCTGACGACATACGACGGCCTGGTCGCTGCGGTCGCCTCATGGGCACACAACAAGGCGCTGGCGCCGCAGATCCCGGATTGCATCGCCCTGGCGGAGGCACGCATCAAAGCGCTGCTGCAGGCGCGGGGCCAGGAGGAATCCACCACGCTGGCGACCGTGAAGGCCGCCAAGGGCGTGACCCTGCCGGCCGACCTGCTCCAGGTGCGCGCGGTGTCGATTCCTGGCATTGCGCCATCGATCGACTACGTCACGCCCGCGCAGTACGCCGCGCACTACGACGGCTCGCTTGGGCAGCCGCGCGAATACACGATGGTCGACGGCCAGATGCAGCTGGGGCCGGTGCCGGACGCCGTCTACAGCATGACGCTGGTCTACCAGGCCAGTTACCCGGCCCTGTCGTCCACGAACCAGACGAACGGCCTGCTGACGAAGTGGCCGAACTTGTACCTGTGGGGCGCGCTCGTGGAAGCCGCGACGTTCATGGAAGACCCCGAGCGCCTGGCGAAGTACGAAGGCAAGTTCGCCTCCGCGCTGGCCGGCATCAACACGATCGAGGCGACCGGTACCGGCTCGCTGACGGTCAAAACCGATACGAGGACCCCATAG